The Vidua chalybeata isolate OUT-0048 chromosome 22, bVidCha1 merged haplotype, whole genome shotgun sequence genome contains the following window.
ttttCTAGgataaaatcccaaaaaacccccgGTTTTCCTGGGATAAATTCCCCAAAAAACCTGATTTTCCTGTGataaaaatccctcaaaaatctgatttttttctggataaaatcccaaaaaattctgattttcccGTGACAAAATCCCgcaaaaattctgattttcctgggataaaatcacccaaaaatctgattttccttGGGATAAAATCCCCCCAAAAGACCCTGATTTTCTTGGGataaaaaccccccaaaatgtgatttttttctggataaaatccctttaaaatctgattttcccgggataaaatcccccaaaaatctgaTTTCCCTGGgataaaatcccccaaaaatcgGATTTTCCCGGGATAAGCGGGGGAGGGAgcgggaattcctgggattgtGCCAGGGGCgctgccagctcctcctttttttcccttttttttttttttttccctgttttttttcctcctcctcctcccggaGCCGATGGAAACTCCTCGGGGAGGGCGGAGGAGCCGCAGCTCggcaggggctggaattccgcgcgggatttgggatttgggatttgggatttgggatttgggatttgggattgcgCTGGGAAAGCCGCGCCCTTCTGCCCCCTGAGCGCGCCGGGACCCGCGGGGCTTTTTTagggaaaaacgggggaaaaaagggaaaaaaacgggaaaacTTCGGGAAAACTTCGGGAAAACTTGGGGGAAACTTGGGGGAAACTTCGGGAAAACTTCGGGAAAACTTCGGGAAAACTTTGGGAAAACTTCACCTGCTCCTCCCGGAGCCGGGACACCCGCGGGGCTTCGCTGCCCCCCGGAGCTTTTGGGGTCCGGGGGGTTCGGGGTTGGGGTTTTGGCGtctggggaatttggggtttggggttggttttttggggagtgactgatttgttttttggggtttgttttttgggatttgtgttttgggatttgtgttttgggatttgtgttttgggggttgttttttggggtgtgaggggtttgggatttgggatttgcttTTTGGGGTGTGAGATatctgttttttggggtttgttttttggggtttgttttttggggtgtgaAGGGTTTGGGATTTGCTTTTTGGGGTGTGAGATatctgttttttggggtttattttttggggtgtgagaggtttgggttttgtggtttgtttcttGGGGTGtgactgctttgttttttggggtttgttttttgggatttgtgttttggggtttgttttttgggatgtgactggtttgttttctggggtttgtttttttggggtgtgaCTGGTTcgttttttgggatttgtgttttgggatttgtgttttggggtgtgaGAGGCTTGagttttgggatttgttttttggggtgtgaCTGATTTGTATTCTGGGGatttggtttttggggtctgttttttttgggtgtgaCTGATACGTATTTTGGaatttgttttttggggtgtgaggaatttggggtttgggatttgttttttggggtgtgaGAGGCTTGagttttgggatttgtttttttgggggtgtgagaggtttgggttttggggtttgttttttgggatttgtgttttggggtttgttttttggggtgtgactggtttgtttttcggggtttgttttttgggatttgtgttttgggatgtgagaggtttgggttttgggatttgttttttggggtgtgaggattttggtttttggggtgtgaggattttggtttttggggtgtgaGAGatctgatttttggggtttgtttttttggggcgTGAGGAATTTGTGGTTTGGGATTTGTTATTTTGGGAtgtgaggggtttggggtttgtttttggggtttgttgtttggggtgTGACAGCTGTTTTCTGGGATTTGTTTCTTGGGGTGTGAGGAATTGTTTTGGGATGTgagggatatttttgggatgtGGGTGAtctgttttttggggtgtgaGGCATTTTTGGGATGTGAGTGATCTGTTTTTTGGGGTGAGAGGCATTTTTTTGGGGTGTGAGGCATTTTTCGGGGTGTGAGGCATTTTTTGGGGTGTGAGGCATTTTTCGGGGCgagagggattttttgggggggtgtgAGTGatctggtttttggggtgtgaGGCATTTTTTTGGGGTGTGAGGCATTTTTCGGGgtgagagggatttttttgggggggtgtgAGTGatctggtttttggggtgtgaGGCATTTTCGGGGTGTGAGGCATTTTCGGGGTGTGAGGCATTTTTCGGGGTGTGAGGCATTTTTCGGGGCgagagggattttttgggggggtgtgAGTGatctggtttttggggtgtgaGGCATTTTTTTGGGGTGTGAGGCATTTTTCGGGgtgagagggatttttttgggggggtgtgAGTGatctggtttttggggtgtgaGGCATTTTCGGGGTGTGAGGCATTTTCGGGGTGTGAGGCATTTTTTGGGGTGTGAGGCATTTTTTGGGGTGTGAGGCATTTTTCGGGGCGAGAGGGATCTGTCGGGGTGGCGGGGCTGGGCTTTGTCCTTCCAAGGCCGCGCCGGGATGCGGCGCTTCCCGGGAATGCCGAGGGACGCTGGCGGGTCGCGGGCTCTGAGCCGAGCctggctgagctcagcctgagctcggcctcagctctgccctgcagctcccagcaccttTAAAACCAGATTTAAACCCGATCTGGGGGGGGCTGAGAGCATTTAAAACCGGTTTCAAGCCTCATTTTGGGGGCGGGGCAGAGCGAAACCAGTTTTAAATCCGATTTGGGGTCAGGAGGGGCAGAGTAAAACCAGTTTCAAGCCCCATTTGGGGGTGCTGAGAGCCTTTAAAACCAGTTTCAAGCCCCATTTTGGGGGAGGCAGATTAAAACTGGTTTCAAGCCCGATTTGGGGGGCAGACTAAAACTGGTTTCAAGCCTGATTTGGGGGCACAGAGCGCCTTTAAAACCAGTTTCAAGCCCCATTTGGGGGGAGGCAGATTAAAACTGGTTTCAAGCCCGATTTGGGGGGCAGATTAAAACCAGTTTCAAGCCGGATTTAGGGAGGCAGAGTAAAAGCAGTTTCAAGCCCCATTGCGGGGGCAGAGTAAAACCAGGTCTAAGCTCGATTTTGGGGGTGCTGATTAAAACCGGGTTTAGGCCGGGTTTGGGGCAGAGCAGCCTCGCTcctctgggatttctgggaagCTCCCACGGACTCAGCTCCTCCCAGGGATCCAGAACCCCAAAGGAATCCCAAAGGAATCCCAAAGGAATCCCAGAGAAATCCCAAAGAAATCCCAAAGGAATCCCAAAGGAATCCCAAAGAAATCCCAGAGAAATCCCAACGAAATCCCAAAGGAATCCCAAAGAAATCCCAGAGAAATCCCAACGAAATCCCAACGAAATTCCAAAGAAATCCCAACGAAATCCCAACGAAATCCCAAAGAAATCCCAACGAAATTCATCTCCGGCTTTTCCGTCCCAAGGAGCTGCTTAGAACCTCCTGAAATTCGGATTTTTTGGACACAAATCCAGTTGGATCCCTCTGAAATTCGGATTTTTTGAGACAAATCTGCTGGGATCTTTCTCACCTGCTTAATTCTGGATTTGTTTTagacaaaaatctgatttttttttttgctcctgaAGGATTTTCCACCTGGCTCCTTCACCCTGACCTgataaatttggattttttttgggcacaaatctgttttttttttattgctgactGCTGGATTTATTAACTCTGGATTTATTTTAGAGACAAATTTGGTTTTTCTTGCTCCTGAAGGATTTTGTGCTTGGCTCCTTGACCTGAACTTGGTAAATTCGGATTTTTTTGGAcacaaattcaattttttttttttggtcctgcAGCATTTTCCCCCTGGCTCTTTGATCCCAACCTAATAAATTCGGATTTTTCGGacacaaatctgatttttcctccttcctgaaGCATTTTCCCCCTGGCTCTTTGATCCTGACCTgattaattcaaatttttttgGGACACAAATCCAATTTTTTGGGGGTCCTGAAGCATTTTATACCTGGCTCTTTGATCCTGACCTGcttaatttggattttttttggtttttttttggttctggATAATTTCCCACCTGTCTCCTTGCCCCTGCCCTGGtccatttggattttttgggacacaaatccttttttttttgctcctggATCATTTTCCCCCTGTCTCCTTGCCCGTGAGGTGGCTAATTCGGATTTTTTGGGacacaaatctgatttttcctcCCTTGTGGATCATTTCCCCCCTGTCTCCTTGACTTGACCTGGTCCATTCGGATTTTTTGGGAcacaaatccatttttttttttgctcctggATCATTTTTCCCCTGTCTCCTTGCCCCTGCCCTGGtcaatttggattttttgggacacaaatctgatttttcctcCCTTGTGGATCATTTCCCACCTGTCTCCTTGCCCCTGCCCTGGtccatttggattttttgggacacaaatctgatttttcctcCCTTGTGGATCATTTCCCCCTTGGCTCCTTGCCCCTGACCTGGtcaatttggattttttgggacacaaatccttttttttttgctcctggATCATTTTCCCCCTGTCTCCTTGCCCGTGAGGTGGCTAATTCGGATTTTTTGGGacacaaatctgatttttcctcCCTCGTGGATCATTTCCCCCCTGTCTCCTTGACTTGACCTGGTCAATTCGGATTTTTTGGGacacaaatctgatttttcctccctcctggaTCATTTCCCCCCTGTCTCCTTGCCCCTGCCCTGGTCAATTCGGATTTTTTGGGacacaaatctgatttttcctccctcctggaTCATTTCCCCCCTGTCTCCTTGCCCCTGCCCTGGtcaatttggattttttgggacacaaatctgatttttcctcCCTCGTGGATCATTTCCCCCCTGGCTCcttgcccctgccctgctccatctggattttttgggacacaaatctgatttttcctccctcctggaTCATTTCCCCCCTGGCTCCTTGCCCCTGACCTGGtcaatttggattttttgggacacaaatctgatttttcctcCCTCGTGGATCATTTCCCCCTGGCTCcttgcccctgccctgctccatctgGATTTTCTGGGGCCCAGGTGGGATTTTCCGCGCGGCCGCCATGCcgggctggtggctgctgctggcgctgctgtgcccccagctgtgtccccgCGCGGTGACGGCGGCCAGGAGGgacaggaagggcaggaaggagccCCCGGAGCCCCTCAACACCGCCCTGGCCAACAgcgaggagcagccccaggtgggtgctgggatCGTTCCCGGAGTTATTCCCGGATTTAGTGGGaattccctgccttttcccagcCTCATTTCGTCAGTTCCCTTCggttttgtatttcattttgatgGTTCCTCATGTTGGGAACAACCAAGAACTGCCAAGGTGGGTTCTGGGATCATTTATGGATCGTTCCTGGATTTATTCCTGGATTTATTCCCGGATTTATTTggaatttcctgccttttcccagccTCATTTCGTCAGTTCCCTTCggttttttatttcattttgatggTTCCTCATGTTGGAACCAGTGGAGAACTCCCAAGATGGGTTCTGGGATCGTTCCCGGAGTTATTCCTGGATTTATTCCTGGATTTATTCCTGGATTTATTCCCAGATTTATTCCTGGATTTATTCCTGGATTTATTGggaatttcctgccttttcccagccTCATTTCATCAGTTCCCTTCggttttttatttcattttgatggTTCCTCATGTTGGAACCAGTGGAGAACTCCCAAGGTGGGTTCTGGGATCGTTCACGGAGTTATTCCCGGATTTATTCCTGGATTTATTCCCGGATTTATTGggaatttcctgccttttcccagccTCATTTCATCAATTCCCTTCggttttctatttaattttcattgttcCCCATGTTGGGAACAACCAAGAACTCCCAAGGTGGGTTCTGGGATCATTTAGGGATCGTTCCTGGATTTATTCCTGGATTTATTCCCGGATTTATTGGGaattccctgccttttcccacCCTCATTTCATCAATTCCCTTCggttttgtatttcattttgatgGTTCCTCATGTTGGAACCAGTGGAGAACTCCCAAGATGGGTTCTGGGATCGTTCCCGGAGTTATTCCTGGATTTATTCCTGGATTTATTCCTGGATTTATTCCCGGATTTATTGggaatttcctgccttttcccagccTCATTTCGTCAGTTCCCTTCggttttgtatttcattttgatgGTTCCTCATGTTGGAACCAATGGAGAACTCCCAAGGTGGGTTCTGGGATCATTCCTGGATTTATTCCTGGCATAATTCCCTGATTTATTCCTGGATTTATTGGGaattccctgccttttcccagcCTCATTTCATCAGTTCCCTTCggttttgtatttcattttgatgGTTCCTCATGTTGGGAACAACCAAGAACTGCCAAGGTGGGTGCTGGGATCATTTATGGATCGTTCCTGGATTTATTCCTGGATTTATTCCTGGATTTATTCCTGGATTTATTGggaatttcctgccttttcccagccTCATTTCATCAATTCcctttgatttttgtttaattttgatGGTTCCCCATGTTGGGAACAACCAAGAACTCTCCAAGTGGGTGCTGGGACCATTCCCAGAATGATCCATTTTTCCATCCCTTGAACATCTGGGTGGGTTTTCCAGGGAATTTGGAAATCTCTGAGGGACTTTTGGAGCTCTTGGCTCCTCCTGGTTCCTCAAGGACACCCTCAGTGTCCTCCAAAATCTGCCTGGGCTGGATTTTTCCATCCCTTGAACATCTGTGtgggttttccatggaattccagggGATTATCCGGGAATGGCAGTCCCAGCAGTTGGAAGAAGATCTCTGAGGGACTTTTGGAGATCTTGGCTCCTCCCGGTTCCTCAAGCACACCCTCAGTGTCCTCCAAAATCTGCCTGGGCTGGATTTTTCCATCCCTTGAACATCTGGGtgggttttccatggaatttaAAGATTTCTGAAGGACTCTTGGAGCTCTTGATCCTCCTGGTCCCTCAGTGTCCTCcaaaagcagcctgggctggattttTCCATCCCTCGAACATCTGGGtgggttttccatggaatttgAAGATCTCTGAGGGACTTTTGGAGCTTTTGGCTCCTCCTggtccctcagtgtcccccaaaagcagcaggaacagcctgggctggattttTCCATCCCGTGAATGTCTGGGTGGGTTTTCCGTGGATTTTGAAGATCTCTGAGGGACTTCTGGAGCTTTTGGCTCCTCTTGATCCCTCACTGTCCTCGAAAAGAAGCCTGGGCTGGATTTTTTGTGTCTTATGAGGATCTGGGtgggttttccatggaattcAAAGATCTCTGAGGGACTTTTGGAGCTCTTGGCTCCTCCTGGTCCCTCAGTGCTCTCCAAAATCAGCCTGGACTGGATTTTTCCATCCCTCGAACATCTGGGtgggttttccatggaattccagggGATTATCCGGGAATGGCAGTCCCAGTAATTGGAAGAAGATCTCTGAGGGACTTTTGGAGCCCTTGGCTCCTCCTGGTCCCTCAAGGACACCCTCAGTGTcccccaaaagcagcaggaacagcctgggctggattttTCCATCCCGTGAATGTCTGGGTGGGTTTTCCGTGGATTTTGAAGATCTCTGAGGGACTTCTGGAGCTTTTGGCTCCTCTTGATCCCTCACTGTCCTCGAAAAGAAGCCTGGGCTGGATTTTTTGTGTCTTATGAGGATCTGGGtgggttttccatggaattcAAAGATCTCTGAGGGACTTTTGGAGCTCTTGGCTCCTCCTGGTCCCTCAGTGCTCTCCAAAATCAGCCTGGACTGGATTTTTCCATCCCTCGAACATCTGGGtgggttttccatggaattccagggGATTATCCGGGAATGGCAGTCCCAGTAATTGGAAGAAGATCTCTGAGGGACTTTTGGAGCCCTTGGCTCCTCCTGGTCCCTCAAGGACACCCTCAGTGTcccccaaaagcagcaggagcagcctgggctggattttTCCATCCCTTGAATGTCTGGGTGGGTTTTCCGTGGATTTTGAAGATCTCTGAGGGACTTCTGGAGCTTTTGGCTCCTCTTGATCCCTCACTGTCCTCGAAAAGAAGCCTGGGCTGGATTTTTTGTGTCTTATGAGGATCTGGGtgggttttccatggaattcAAAGATCTTTGAGGGACTTTTGGAGCCCTTGGCTCCTCCTGGTCCCTCAAGGACACCCTCAGTGCCCCCCAGAAGCAGCGGGATCAGCCcgggttgggttttttgggcGCTCTGAGGGCACTCAGTCCGTGACCCTTGTCCCGGCGTGTCCCCAGCTCCCGGAGCCCGCGGAGCCGCGCGTCACGGACCCGCGCAGGACCTGGATCTCCTTCGTGCACCGCCCGGACGACGGCGGCACCTCCAAGAGGAGGTGCAAAGGCAAAGACAAAAAGCTGGTAGGAtttcctctccatccctcccagattttccttcctttttctcatcctttcctttttttggggggggtttaaTTTCTCCACTTTTTTGAGAAGTTTGAGTTCTTGCTTCAGCAGAATTTTGAACCAGCCGCTCTCAAATTGAGccttttttttggggttgttttcccgctcattaaaaagaaaatctaaatttttttcagtccGAAGACTGCTGAGTTTCTTCTTTTTGGGTTTAATTTCTCCACTTTTTGGAGAAGTTTGAGTTCTTGCTTCGGCAGAATTTTGAACCAGCCGCTCTCAAATTGAGccttttttttggggttgttttcccgctcattaaaaagaaaatctaaatttttttcagtccGAAGACTGCTGAGTTTCTTCTTTTTGGGTTTAATTTCTCCACTTTTTGGAGAAGTTTGAGTTCTTGCTTCGGCAGAATTTTGAACCAGCCGCTCTCAAATTGAGcgttttttttgggttgttttaccgctcattaaaaagaaaatctaaattttttCAGCCCAAAGACTGTtgagtttctttttttggggggtttaatTTCTCCACTTTTTGGAAAAGTTTGAGGCTTCTTGCTTCTGCAGAATTTTGAATCAGCCACTCTCAAATTGAGCGTTTTTCTTGGGGTTGTTTTcctgctcattaaaaaaaaaaaaatccttttttttcccttctctttccaagAGATAAAGTCCAAGTATCCTAAAGGATTAAATTAATCAAGGTGTGGACAAGTGGTTTCTTTCAAATTAATGGGCTGAGTGACAGCTCATTAATCACGTGGCACTTTTCATCTGCTGCTTGGCCAAGCTTGgattcttttaattattttaattaattgaggaattttttttttttttgcatcttctGAGCAATCTGGGCCggttttccatggaatttctGAGGATTATCCGAGGAACGGGagtcccagcagctgggaaaagatCTCTGAGGGACTCTCTCAGAGCTCCTGATCCCTCAAATGTCCTCCAAAAATGAttgggaattttctgggaaCAAACCCCCTCCCGTTGCTGATGTCCCTGGaggattttctggttttaatcccaaattttcctttctttgttcccTCAGCGAGGCCTGGTTGGGCCTCCGGGGCCTCCTGGGCCTCAGGGacctccaggagctcctggggctgaAGTCACCAGGGAAGTTCTTCTGCAGGAGTTCAAGGAGATCTTAAAAGGTAAAAGAGTTGAAAAAGTCCAAGATTTTCCAGGGATATTAAAGGAAAAGGGTATTAAAGGCTGGAGGAGCTTTGCTTGGGTGAAGCACCAGGACAAATCTTCACCCTCAGGCATGGCCCTGGCAACCAAAAACGttcccccagtgctgctgggcttcAGCTGAAGATCCAAGTGCAGAATTCCGAGCACACGTTTATGGTTTCATAGGCCAGACCCTTAAATtaagcttttatttaattttatttcattttattcccctttttcccctcagaaaccATCGAGCACTGAGCCTCCCTGGCCCtttcagcccagcccagccagctgctgctggccctggaggAGGTTCCGTTCACCAGCCAGGCCCTTAAATTgagattttattccattttattccattttattccattttattccattttattgcccctttattccattttattccattttattccattttattccattttatttcccctttattccattttattccattttattccattttattccatattattccattttattccattttattgcccctttattccattttatttcattttattccctttttcccctcagaagcCATGGAGCACAGGGCCTCCCTGGCCCTTTCAGAccagcccagccagctgctgctggccctggaggAGGTTCCATTCACTGGCCAGGCCCTTAAATTgagattttattccattttattccattttattccattttattgcccctttattccattttattccattttattccccttttcccctcagaaacCATCGAGCACCGAGCCTCCCTGGCCCtttcagcccagcccagccagctcctcctgcccctggagGAGGTGCCATTCACCGGCCAGGCCcttaaattgaattttattccattttaattcattttattccatttttttgcccttttcccctcagaagCCATGGAGCACAGGGCCTCCCTGGCCCtttcagcccagcccagccagctgctgctggccctggaggAGGTTTCACCACAGGAACAAGAATGGCCAGACTCttaaatgaagattttattccattttattccattttattccatttttttcccttttcccctcagaagCCATGGAGCACAGGGCCTCCCTGGCCatctcagcccagcccagccagctgcccccgctgctgctggccctgggggaGGTCCAGGTCCCGTCCCCGCGGCGGCTGGAGGAGGCGTTCCACTGCAAGCTCAAGGGCCACGTGCTGGTGGACAAGAAGACCTTGGTGGAGCTGCAGAACTTCCAGTCGGTGAGGAATTCCAGACTCATCCTGGTGGGGATCTGCCCCAGGGCCCTGCTGAGCTTCCTGCTCAGCCCAGAAACGCCCCTGAGGCTGAAAGGAGGAGACAAATCCATGAGGAAGTGTCCAAGGGAGGGCCAGAGGTGGATCCACCTGGGATCCCCTTTTAAAACCTGATATTCCAGAGGTTCTGCCACTGATGGATCCACCTGGGATCCCCTTTTAAAACCTGATATTCCAGAGGTTCTGCCACTGATGGATCCACCTGGGATCCCCTTTTAAAACCTGATATTCCAGAGGTTCTATCCATGATGGATCCACCTGGGATCCCCTTTTAAAATCTGATATTCCAGAGGTTCTATCCCTGATGGATCCACCTGGGATCCACTTTTAAAACCTGATATTCCAGAGGTTCTATCCATGGTGGATCCACCTGGGATCCCCTTTTTTAATCTGATATTCCAGAGGTTCTGCTACTGATGGATCCACCTGGGATcccattttaaaatctgatatTCCAGAGGTTCTATCCATGATGGATCCACCTGGGATCCccttttaaaatccattatCCCAGAGGTTCTATCCCTGATGGATCCATCTCTGATCCCCTTTTCAAATCCACTTTTCCATTCTTTCCCAAACTTTTGGCAACTTGGCTTGGCAGCCAGGCCGGATCAGCCCCGAGGcgtgggcagggctgcagggagagctgctgcctcattAATTAGCAGGGAAAATGGGGCTAATTAATCcatcccagctgtggctgctgcttcctgtgCCTCGGGGATGAGGTGCCCAGCTCATTCCCGATTTTTCCTGGCTcggagctgctgtgggaggctCTGGGTGCCAAGCTGGCACCGCAGGCCGGGACAGGAAGAGTCAGGTTTGGGCTGTGCCCTCTGGGAAAGGGGAATGCAGAGCCAGGAGCggaacagggatttgggatcagcacagggatttgggatcagcacagggatttgggatcagaacagggatggatttgggatcagcacagggatggagccaggAGCAGAACAGGGATTTGGGCTcagcacagggatttgggatcagcacagggatggagccaggagcagaacagggatttgggctcagcccagggatTCAGGatttgggctcagcccagggctggatttgggctcagcccagggatTCAGGATTTGGGCTGAGCCCAGGGATTtgggctgagcccagggctgcagctctgtcctctCTCGCAGCCCGTGGCCAAGGGCGCGTTCCTGCGG
Protein-coding sequences here:
- the C1QTNF12 gene encoding adipolin; protein product: MPGWWLLLALLCPQLCPRAVTAARRDRKGRKEPPEPLNTALANSEEQPQLPEPAEPRVTDPRRTWISFVHRPDDGGTSKRRCKGKDKKLRGLVGPPGPPGPQGPPGAPGAEVTREVLLQEFKEILKEAMEHRASLAISAQPSQLPPLLLALGEVQVPSPRRLEEAFHCKLKGHVLVDKKTLVELQNFQSPVAKGAFLRGSGLNLATGRFTAPVGGIYQFSANVHIDHSELKSKVQLRARDSVRVLICIESLCHRHTSLEVIAGLESNSKIFTIYVHGLLQLQAGQYASVFVDNGAGAAVTVQNGSDFTGMLLGA